One region of Zingiber officinale cultivar Zhangliang chromosome 7B, Zo_v1.1, whole genome shotgun sequence genomic DNA includes:
- the LOC122003592 gene encoding uncharacterized protein LOC122003592, producing the protein MEPPRRGRFVQAFRQTGGRRRRRIRHPSELSKGSAAGRDEVASSGAATTHDGNCDDDDAEVELLEAESARKKIEALAAMVGMEGSSGAGAVLREVVKVLRELEKKAEHVQWRSRELKKDDQEEEE; encoded by the coding sequence ATGGAGCCTCCACGCCGTGGCCGGTTCGTTCAGGCATTTCGTCAAACAGGGGGTAGGCGACGCCGCCGCATCCGCCATCCGTCGGAATTATCTAAAGGCTCCGCAGCGGGTCGTGATGAAGTCGCGTCGTCGGGCGCAGCGACGACGCACGATGGCAACTGTGACGACGACGACGCAGAGGTTGAGCTGCTGGAGGCGGAGAGCGCGCGAAAGAAGATTGAAGCGCTGGCTGCGATGGTGGGCATGGAAGGATCGAGCGGAGCAGGGGCAGTGTTGCGCGAGGTAGTGAAGGTTCTCAGAGAGTTGGAGAAGAAAGCAGAGCACGTCCAGTGGAGAAGCAGGGAATTAAAGAAGGATGatcaggaagaagaagagtag
- the LOC122003593 gene encoding aquaporin TIP4-4-like, which yields MAKIALGSRKEVEDPEFPRSVFTELLLTFLFVFTGVGAAMSAEDMSGGQGSIMGLTAAAATNAMLVAVMVAVGMDYSAGHLNPAVTIGFAAGGYVTVLRCILYVVAQLLGSAAACFLLKYIAGAQDLPVHALGSGIRPLQGLLMELVLTFSMVISVYAIVMEPKTGVVSSNAPLLVGLIVGANTLAGGYFSGASMNPARSFGPALASWNWSDHWIYWAGPLVGSALAGFLYDRLYITRSRNDTALLLPADEERSLLF from the exons ATGGCCAAGATCGCGCTGGGAAGCAGGAAGGAGGTGGAGGACCCGGAGTTCCCCCGCTCCGTCTTCACCGAGCTCCTCCTCACCTTCCTCTTCGTCTTTACCGGCGTCGGCGCCGCCATGTCTGCCG AGGACATGTCCGGAGGACAGGGGTCCATCATGGGGCTGACGGCGGCGGCGGCCACCAACGCGATGCTGGTGGCGGTCATGGTGGCAGTCGGCATGGACTACTCCGCCGGACACTTGAACCCAGCGGTCACGATCGGATTCGCGGCCGGTGGCTACGTCACCGTCTTACGGTGCATCCTCTACGTCGTGGCTCAGCTGCTCGGCTCCGCCGCCGCCTGCTTCCTCCTCAAGTACATCGCCGGAGcacag GACTTGCCGGTGCATGCTTTGGGATCAGGGATACGCCCGCTCCAGGGCCTGCTCATGGAGCTCGTGCTCACCTTCTCCATGGTCATCTCGGTCTACGCCATCGTGATGGAGCCCAAGACGGGAGTCGTCTCCAGCAACGCGCCTCTGCTCGTCGGGCTCATCGTGGGGGCCAACACCTTGGCAGGCGGCTACTTCTCCGGCGCCTCCATGAACCCAGCCAGGTCCTTCGGCCCGGCTCTGGCCAGCTGGAATTGGTCCGATCACTGGATTTATTGGGCCGGACCGCTCGTCGGAAGCGCGCTCGCCGGCTTCCTCTACGACCGCCTCTACATCACGCGGAGTCGCAACGACACCGCGCTCCTCCTCCCGGCCGACGAAGAAAGAAGCCTTCTGTTTTAG